CAGGTCAATTCCGAACGGTAAGAGGTCAACAGTTCCTGCGTCTGCGGGCAATTGATGGCGATATTCGCCTCGGTGACCCATTTCTCGTCGAGGAAGAACGGCATCCACGGATGCCGGTCGACCATCCCGGTATCGGCAACCACCCAGTCCGGGTACAGGTTCTTGTCGTGTCCGATCCGGCCGTCGTCGAGCCGCTCGGTGTGCGACGCCAGCGGGTACGCCAGTCCCATCTGGTCGATGACCCGCACGTTCAGGCCGACGTTCATGCTGGTCATGCCCAGGTTGAGGAAGTACACCGTGTGGCCGACGCCCTCCTCCGGGATCGGAAGCGGCGGGGGCACCACGAACCAGAACGTGTAGTCCGCCGACGGCAGCAACAGACCGCCGTCGGGGGTCGACGAGATGGTCTCGACCATCGCCCGCATCCGCGGGTAATCCAGATAGTCCTCCGCGCGGATCGGGTGATCGCGACCGGTGTTGAGGACGTAGAAGGCCCGCTCGTCGACAATTCCCGACTTTCCGACGACCGCGCCCTCCGGCATGCCCGTGGTGTTCGATGCGAAGAAGGCCCAGACGACGGTGCCGACCCACATCAGGCCGGTACCGGCGAACACCCACAGCGCGCGGCCCGGCCGCCAGCGTTCGGGAAGGCGGATCGGCAGAACCGCCACCGGAGTGAGCAGCAGGAACAGCGGCGGCAGCAGCACGCGCCCGTGCATGAAGTCGCCACCGACGCGCAGCGAGTACAGGCACAGCAGCACCCCGCTGCCGAGCGCGAAGAGCACCACCGCGGTGGGCGTGTGCAGGAATCGCCGCAACCGCTGCCACACCGGCTCCGGCCCAGCGTCGGCGTCGGACGCCTCCGCGGTACGCCCACGGTGGCCCGTCCACAGGGCCACGACCGCGACCGTGAGCAGCAGCAACGGCAACCAGAGCAGGTACGGTCCGACCAGGTTGGCCAGGTAGGAGAAGCCCTGCCCCCACTTGGCACCGCCCGCATCCTTGGCGACCGCGGTGTTCGGGTACGGCAGCGCGTAGTACCCCATCCGCCAGATCTGGTAGCCGACCGGCACGAGCGCGGCGACGACGACCATCGCCGTGCGGAGCTGCCAGCTGCTGCCCGGCGCCAGGAAGACCATCGCCAGGGCGATGAGTGCGACGATCGCCATCTCCGGCCGGACCAGCGGCCCGAGCCCCGCGAGGAACGCCAACACCAGTACCGATCCGGTGGACGGCACCCTCGCCTGACTCCACCGCACCAGCAGCCACCAGAGCAGCGCCAGCCAGAACAAGACCAGGCAGGTCTCGAGGCCGGACGTGGCGAAGTCGCGGGCCGGTGGTACCGCGATGTAGACGAGTGCGCCCGCGGGCAACAGCAGCAGCGTCCCGCCCGCCGCGAACGCGCTACCGCGATACAGCCGCGCGGTACCGAGCATCATCACGACGATCGCCGCGGTGGACAGGAACAGGGCGATTCCGAGCACGACGTACTCGAGCCGTGCCTGGGTGAGCCAGCCGAACGCGTACACGAGGTACGTCCACACCGTGCTGGTGTTGGCCTCGACCCGCTCGCCCTCGTTGAAGACCGGGCCGTTACCTGCCAGCAGATTGCGCACCGTCCGCAGGACGATGAGCCCGTCGTCCGCGATCCAGCGGCGCTCCCAGGCACCGAGGAACATCAGTGCGCCGGCGACGACCACGCCACCGGCGAACACCCACCTCGACCAGACCGGCGACGCCGTGTCGCGCTCCCGCGGCTCGTCGAGGTCGCCGCCGCGGCGCCGGACCTCAGACGATGTAGACAGCGACACCGACGACTCCGATCCACACGACCGCGAGAAGTTGGAGCACTCGGTCGCCCAGAGCGATCTCCTCCGGCTCGCCGGCCTCGCCGCCGTCGACGTCCACCGCGTACCGCAGGATCGCGATGGTGAACGGAACCATGGAGATCGCGTACCAGTTGGTGGACTCGAGCTCGTCCTGTTGGAAGGCCCACAGCCCGTAGCAGATCACGACGGCGGTGGCGCTGAGCGTCCACACGAACCGCAGGTAGGTGGTGGTGTAGTTCTGCAGCGACTTGCGGATCTTCGCGCCCGTCCGCTCCGCGAGCTGCAGCTCCGCGTACCGCTTGCCGGCCGCCATGAACAGCGAGCCGAACGCCATGATCAGCAGGAACCACTGCGACAGGTCGATCCCCGCGGCCGCGCCTCCGGCGATCGCACGCAGCAGGAAGCCCGAGGAGACGATGCAGATGTCGAGTACGGCCTGGTTCTTGAGCCCGAAGCAGTAGGCGAGCTGCACCGCGATGTAGACGGCCATGACGACCGCGAGCTGCCAGTTCGCGATGAACGACAATCCGATCGAACCGGCCAGCAGCACGACCGCCATCGCGTACGCCAGGTTGACGGGGAGGACTCCGGCGGCGATGGGACGGAAGCGCTTGGTGGGGTGCGCGCGATCGGCCTCGACGTCCCTGGCGTCGTTGACCAGGTAGATGCCCGACGCCGCCATACAGAAGACGACGAAGGCGAGAGCGACGGGCAGCAGCACGTCGGACTGCGTCGCGGTACCCGCGGCGAGCGGAGCGGCCAGGACCAGGACGTTCTTGACCCACTGGCGGGGGCGCATCGCCTTGACGATGCCGCTCGCCAGATTCTTGGGAGGCCCGCTGACCTCGGCCGCTTCCTCGCTCATACGTCTCCACACTTTCGCTCGGGCCGGGACACAGGTGCCGCTGCCGCGGCTCGCCGGGACACGATTGCCGCCGCCGCGGCTCCCAGTGCCGACCCGGCGAGCACGTCGGTCGGGTAGTGCACTCCCAGCACCAGCCGGGACAGCAACATGGGCGGTACCAACAACGCAGGCAAGGGTAGCCCGGTGAGCCGACCGAGCAGCACGGCAGCCGCCGTGGTCGACGTGGCGTGCGACGACGGGAAGCTGAGCTTGCTGGGCGTCGACACGTTGACCTGGATCGACGGGTCGTTGGGCCGGGGCCTGCGCACGACACGCTTGATCACGATCGAGGCGGCGTGGGCACCGACGGCGCCGACACCGACCCCGAGCCACTGTCTGCGGCGAGGCTTGTCGAGCGCGGCACCGATGCCGGAGATCGCCATCCAGCCGAGGGCGTGCTCACCGAAGTGCGAGAGTCCCCGCGCTGCCGTGATCGCACCGGGCCGCGCGCCGATCGTCGCCTGCACCACCTGCAGTGCCCGGACCTCGGGCGACACCGTCGTCCCCGCCCCGCCGGATCCTGCCGAGTCAGATCCCGAAGACACGTTCCCACCTCTCCTTGCTGGTCAGTTCCGGTGCCGCGGCCTGGTATTCGCGGGTCAGCTCGGGGAACCGGCGCAGCAGTTCCCGGCGCAGTTCCATCGCCCGTTTCAGCAGTGCCAGCGCCTGCTTCGGGTTGCGCTTGCGGTAGACGACGCCGCGACCGTCCGCCGTGGTGACGGTGACCCCGTCGACCTGCGACAGCAGGTACCAGCGCGCATCCAGGGTGGGGACGTTGAGCTGCGGCCGCTCGTGGTGGTCCTCCTGCGCCGGCTTCGCGTTGTGGACCAGCCCCTTCACGAGCCGGGCGACCTTCGCGACCGGGTTCGTCGGTTCGCCGACCGCGCCGACGCCGGCACCCGACGGCAACGGCAGTTCCGTCGACGACGGGACGACCACGGCATCCGGGAACTCCCGGCGCATCGCGTGCACGTCTCCGAGCGCGGTGCCGAGCTGTTCGGCGATGTGCTCCGGACCCGCCAGGAAGTCCTCGATCGCCTTGTTCTGGATCGCGACGGTCGAGTACTCGAGGCACAGCAGGTGCTTGAGGGTGGCCTTGACACTGCTGACGACCAGTCCGCGGGCGCTGCCGGGGAAGTGCAGCGATGCGACCACCAGGCGGTTGCGCAGGTGGAAGTACGCCTGCCAGTCGATGGCGTCGTCCTTGTCGGTCCACGCCATGTGCCAGATCGCGATACCGGGCACGGTCGCCGTCGGGAATCCGGCATCGCGGGCCCGCAGCGCGAACTCCCAGTCGTCCCACTTGATGAACAGCGGCATGGGCAGGCCGATCTGCTCCGCGCACACCCGCGGGATCATGCACATCCACCAGCCGTTGCCGTCGACGTCGATGCGACGGTGCAGGTTCTTCGAGTTCTCCCGGTCACCGAGCGGGTACTTCGAGAAGTCGTGGTCGTACTCCGCGTTCGGGGCCCCGGTCCACATCACGACGGAACGGTCGACGACCTCACCCATCGTGTGCAGGTGGCTGCGCTCCTGGAGGTTGAGCATCTGGCCACCGACGAGCATCGGGGTCTTCGCGAACCGCGACATCGCGAGAGCCCGCAGGATCGAGTCGGGCTCGATCTCGATGTCGTCGTCCATGTAGAGGATGTAGGGGCTGTCGGTGGTCTTCAGCGCCTCGTACATGATCCGGCTGTACCCACCGGACCCGCCGAGGTTCGGCTGGTCGTGGATGGCGAGACGATCACCGAGTGCGTTCGCGGCGTCCGCGAAACCGGCCTCGCCCCGCACTTTCCTGGTGCCCTGGTCCGGCATGATCACCGCGTCGATGACGTCGAGGACCAGCGGATCCGAGGCCAGCGCCGTGAGCGCCTTGACGGCGTCGGCGGGGCGGTTGAACGTCGGGATACCGATCGCCACCCGGCCCTCGCCGGGAGCCGCGGTCGGCGCGTACCAGCCCGCACTCTCGAGTACCACCTCGGAGTCGGTGGTGATGTCGAACCAGATCCAGCCGCCGTCCTCGAACGGCCCGAGGTCGACCTCGAACTCGAGGTCGATGTCGCCGTCCTCGAACTCGCGGCCCTCGACGTGGATGCGCGATCCGTCCGCCTTCGAGCGGTAGACGTCGACCCGGCAGTGACCGGTGAGCGCCAGTCGCAGCACCACCGACTCGAGCGTCGTCCACCGACGCCAGTAGCTGGCCGGGAAGGCGTTGAAGTAGCTGCCGAACGAGACCTCGGACTCGGCGCCGATCGACAGCGAGGTACGCGAGAGCGAATGCGCCCGGCGCCCGTTCGTCCGCGACTCCTCGACGTACAGCGTCCGCACGTCCAGCGGCTCGCCCGCGCGGGCGAGAATCACCCGCTGCAGCAACGATTTTCCGCGGAACTCCGGGTACGCACCGGTCTCGGTGCCGTCCTCGCCGGTTCCCGCGAGCAGGTGCCGGCCGCTCACGCGTCGTCCCCCACCAGGTCGGTGCCGGATTCGAGATGCGGGGCCAGCACGTTGTCGTACATCGACAGTGCGCTCGCGATCGCCATGTGCATGTCCAGATACTGATAGGTACCCAAGCGGCCGCCGAACAGCACCTTCGCGGCTGCCGTCTCCTCCTTGGCGCGGCGCCGGTAGGCGGCCAGCTTCTCGCGGTCCTCGGGGGTGTTGATCGGGTAGTACGGCTCGTCGTCGTCCCCGGCGAACCGGGAGAACTCGCGCATGATGACCGTCTTGTCGGTCGGGTAGTCCCGCTCCGGGTGGAAGTGCCGGAACTCGTGGATCCGGGTGTACGGGACGTCGCCGTCGTTGTAGTTCATGACGGGGGTGCCCTGGAAATCACCGCGGTCTCGCAACACCTCGGTCTCGAAGTCGAGGGTGCGCCAACCGAGCTTGCCCTCGGAGTAGTCGAAGTACCGGTCCAGCGGCCCGGTGTACACCACCGGGGCGGCCGGGCTCTCCGCGCGCAGTTCCTCGCGCACCTCGAACCAGTCCGTGTCGAGGCGTACCTCGATGTTCGGGTGCTTCGCCATGTTCTCGAGCCACGCGGTGTAGCCGTCGACGGGCAAACCCTCGTAGGTGTCGTTGAAGTAGCGGTTGTCGAACGTGTACCGGACCGGGAGCCGCGTGATGTTCCCGGCGGGCAGTTCCTTGGGGTCCGTCTGCCACTGCTTGGCCGTGTAGTCGCGCACGAACGCCTCGTACAGCGGGCGGCCGATCAGCGAGATCGCCTTCTCCTCGAGATTCTGGGCCTGCTTCGCATCGATCTCGGCGGCCTGCTCGGCGATGAGAGCGCGGGCCTCCTCGGGGCTGAAGTATCGGCCGAAGAACTGCGACACCAGACCCAGACCCATCGGGAACTGGTAGGCCTGCCCGTCGTGCATCGCGTAGACGCGGTGCTGGTAGCCGGTGAAGTCGGTGAACTGGTTGACGTAGTCCCACACCCGCTTGTTCGAGGTGTGGAACAGGTGCGCGCCGTACTTGTGGATCTCGATGCCGGTTTCCGGCTCGGCCTCGGAGTAGGCGTTGCCACCCAGATGGTGGCGCCGGTCCAGGACCAGGACGCGCTTACCCAGCTGGGAGGCCGCTCGCTCGGCGATGGTCAGTCCGAAGAAGCCGGAGCCGACCACGATCAGGTCGTACCGGCCGGGTGCGGTGGTCTCTGGGGATGCAGCGGTCACGGTGAACCAGGGTAAGGGACCGCGATCCGGTACCGCTGCTCCGGCTGCCCGCGGCCCGATGTCACACCGGTTCGATCTGAACGAACCGGTGTGACATCGTCCCGGTCAGAGGTGGGTGCTCGCATACGCGGTGAGCGCATCCCGGACGAACGACGCACCCTCGGTTCCCCCGTAGTTGGCGGCGAACCTGTCGTCGGCGACGTACATCTCGGCCAGCCCGAGGAGGTATTCCGTCACCGGCGCCCCGTCGTGGCCGGGCGTACCCGGGACCGACCGGAGCCACGCGACGTGCCGCCGGGCCAGCT
This genomic interval from Rhodococcus triatomae contains the following:
- the zomB gene encoding flagellar motor control protein ZomB — protein: MSLSTSSEVRRRGGDLDEPRERDTASPVWSRWVFAGGVVVAGALMFLGAWERRWIADDGLIVLRTVRNLLAGNGPVFNEGERVEANTSTVWTYLVYAFGWLTQARLEYVVLGIALFLSTAAIVVMMLGTARLYRGSAFAAGGTLLLLPAGALVYIAVPPARDFATSGLETCLVLFWLALLWWLLVRWSQARVPSTGSVLVLAFLAGLGPLVRPEMAIVALIALAMVFLAPGSSWQLRTAMVVVAALVPVGYQIWRMGYYALPYPNTAVAKDAGGAKWGQGFSYLANLVGPYLLWLPLLLLTVAVVALWTGHRGRTAEASDADAGPEPVWQRLRRFLHTPTAVVLFALGSGVLLCLYSLRVGGDFMHGRVLLPPLFLLLTPVAVLPIRLPERWRPGRALWVFAGTGLMWVGTVVWAFFASNTTGMPEGAVVGKSGIVDERAFYVLNTGRDHPIRAEDYLDYPRMRAMVETISSTPDGGLLLPSADYTFWFVVPPPLPIPEEGVGHTVYFLNLGMTSMNVGLNVRVIDQMGLAYPLASHTERLDDGRIGHDKNLYPDWVVADTGMVDRHPWMPFFLDEKWVTEANIAINCPQTQELLTSYRSELTWARFKQNFRQAFEFADYRFDRVPKYEIQRCGLTSPFTEPGN
- a CDS encoding decaprenyl-phosphate phosphoribosyltransferase, which gives rise to MSEEAAEVSGPPKNLASGIVKAMRPRQWVKNVLVLAAPLAAGTATQSDVLLPVALAFVVFCMAASGIYLVNDARDVEADRAHPTKRFRPIAAGVLPVNLAYAMAVVLLAGSIGLSFIANWQLAVVMAVYIAVQLAYCFGLKNQAVLDICIVSSGFLLRAIAGGAAAGIDLSQWFLLIMAFGSLFMAAGKRYAELQLAERTGAKIRKSLQNYTTTYLRFVWTLSATAVVICYGLWAFQQDELESTNWYAISMVPFTIAILRYAVDVDGGEAGEPEEIALGDRVLQLLAVVWIGVVGVAVYIV
- a CDS encoding phosphatase PAP2 family protein, yielding MSPEVRALQVVQATIGARPGAITAARGLSHFGEHALGWMAISGIGAALDKPRRRQWLGVGVGAVGAHAASIVIKRVVRRPRPNDPSIQVNVSTPSKLSFPSSHATSTTAAAVLLGRLTGLPLPALLVPPMLLSRLVLGVHYPTDVLAGSALGAAAAAIVSRRAAAAAPVSRPERKCGDV
- a CDS encoding glycosyltransferase, coding for MSGRHLLAGTGEDGTETGAYPEFRGKSLLQRVILARAGEPLDVRTLYVEESRTNGRRAHSLSRTSLSIGAESEVSFGSYFNAFPASYWRRWTTLESVVLRLALTGHCRVDVYRSKADGSRIHVEGREFEDGDIDLEFEVDLGPFEDGGWIWFDITTDSEVVLESAGWYAPTAAPGEGRVAIGIPTFNRPADAVKALTALASDPLVLDVIDAVIMPDQGTRKVRGEAGFADAANALGDRLAIHDQPNLGGSGGYSRIMYEALKTTDSPYILYMDDDIEIEPDSILRALAMSRFAKTPMLVGGQMLNLQERSHLHTMGEVVDRSVVMWTGAPNAEYDHDFSKYPLGDRENSKNLHRRIDVDGNGWWMCMIPRVCAEQIGLPMPLFIKWDDWEFALRARDAGFPTATVPGIAIWHMAWTDKDDAIDWQAYFHLRNRLVVASLHFPGSARGLVVSSVKATLKHLLCLEYSTVAIQNKAIEDFLAGPEHIAEQLGTALGDVHAMRREFPDAVVVPSSTELPLPSGAGVGAVGEPTNPVAKVARLVKGLVHNAKPAQEDHHERPQLNVPTLDARWYLLSQVDGVTVTTADGRGVVYRKRNPKQALALLKRAMELRRELLRRFPELTREYQAAAPELTSKERWERVFGI
- the glf gene encoding UDP-galactopyranose mutase gives rise to the protein MTAASPETTAPGRYDLIVVGSGFFGLTIAERAASQLGKRVLVLDRRHHLGGNAYSEAEPETGIEIHKYGAHLFHTSNKRVWDYVNQFTDFTGYQHRVYAMHDGQAYQFPMGLGLVSQFFGRYFSPEEARALIAEQAAEIDAKQAQNLEEKAISLIGRPLYEAFVRDYTAKQWQTDPKELPAGNITRLPVRYTFDNRYFNDTYEGLPVDGYTAWLENMAKHPNIEVRLDTDWFEVREELRAESPAAPVVYTGPLDRYFDYSEGKLGWRTLDFETEVLRDRGDFQGTPVMNYNDGDVPYTRIHEFRHFHPERDYPTDKTVIMREFSRFAGDDDEPYYPINTPEDREKLAAYRRRAKEETAAAKVLFGGRLGTYQYLDMHMAIASALSMYDNVLAPHLESGTDLVGDDA